A portion of the Chromobacterium sp. IIBBL 290-4 genome contains these proteins:
- a CDS encoding AraC family transcriptional regulator, with product MQTALQSTFLTSDIAAARAMAALFDHLPDMVFAVKDLDSRYLTLSEGCVQRCSLRNRKQAEGRTAHELFPDAMADRYQAQDHALFAEGAPLRNRLDLTVYPDGSPGWCLTNKQPLRHPDGELLGLVCISKDLADLTREKLLDARFAACVDHIQAHYHRPLHLNELCELSGLSIGQLDRRMRRVFQLSAGDFIRRTRMDAASHAIRHSRRPLADIAAACGFSDQSALSRLCRQLLDLSPRQLRIGQVRG from the coding sequence ATGCAAACCGCATTGCAATCGACGTTTCTCACCAGCGACATCGCCGCCGCCCGCGCCATGGCGGCCTTGTTCGATCATCTGCCCGACATGGTCTTCGCGGTGAAAGACCTGGACAGCCGCTATCTCACGCTCAGCGAGGGCTGCGTCCAGCGTTGCTCCTTGCGTAATCGCAAGCAGGCCGAAGGCCGCACCGCCCATGAGCTGTTCCCCGACGCCATGGCCGACCGCTATCAGGCCCAAGACCACGCGCTGTTCGCCGAGGGCGCGCCGCTGCGCAACCGCCTGGATCTGACCGTGTATCCGGACGGCTCGCCCGGCTGGTGCCTGACCAACAAGCAGCCGCTGCGCCATCCGGATGGGGAGCTGCTGGGATTGGTCTGCATCTCCAAAGACTTGGCCGACTTGACCCGAGAAAAACTGCTGGACGCGCGCTTCGCCGCCTGCGTCGATCACATCCAGGCGCACTACCACCGGCCGCTGCATCTGAACGAGCTATGCGAACTGTCCGGCCTCAGCATCGGCCAACTGGACCGGCGCATGAGGCGCGTGTTCCAGCTCAGCGCCGGCGACTTCATCCGCCGCACCCGCATGGACGCCGCCAGCCACGCCATTCGCCACAGCCGCCGGCCGCTGGCCGACATCGCCGCCGCCTGCGGATTTTCCGATCAAAGCGCGCTGAGCCGGCTATGCCGGCAACTACTGGACCTCAGCCCGCGTCAGCTCAGAATCGGTCAAGTCCGAGGCTGA